From Daphnia magna isolate NIES linkage group LG2, ASM2063170v1.1, whole genome shotgun sequence:
CATTAAATTCAAAGTTCCAGTACTGAGTTTTGACGGCAAACCCCTTAAATAGGCAAAGATGTTCGTACTGTCAACAGGTCGGCGATTTTCTTTGCATAGCTGGGCGTAAAATGCCTTGCTTGATTGAGGCTTAAATTCTGGAGATCAACAATGGCAACAATTCCGTTTATCTGAGCATCGAAATTCGAAGCGAGCTGCTGGAGGCAAAAGACGTTGCAGCGAAAAATGTCATCGAGGGATAATTTGTTCGGATTCCATCGTCCTAGTTTCACATAGTAAGTCCCATTACTattaacaacacaaaaaaggatatagattttttttacctgctcggaaaatgaaaatgcgaCGACCTAGTTTATCCTTGGATTTATAAACAATCTGTAGCTGTTCTTTCAGTTGAGGGCGCAATTTTGATACTGACAAGTTAGCCAATAACTCAGGATAGTTCTTCAccattttcaaataattctTGAGCTATCATTCAACAAAATTTAGTGACATACAGTATAGATTTAATTTAAgggtttatttattttaaaaaattcaatgttTTAATATTCACCGATTTGAAGGCTCGCTCTACGTTGAATTTTCGCGCCCGTAGGAAACATAGCAAGAGTTCTTCCCTTATCGGGTGTTCCAAAGTCGATTCTGTCAGTTCATAACATCCTTGTCTAGTTAGACAAAACCggattgaattttaaaaagaatatttttatACCATCGATAAGTGCACGAAGGCGCTTCAATCCGTGTACTTCGTCGATCAAAATTCGCTCTCTTGATATAAGCAGAGACATCACAAAGTAGCCTAGTTCTGTCCAGATGTAAGAAAAACGAGATGAAATCATTTAATCCAAAAAAAGATAACGACGTTATTTTATTGAAGAAACGAGCAGTTTGTGACACAAATCAAACGCGTGAGGTTCAAAAGAGGTTATAGAAGAGGGATGTTGACGGGATGATAGAACGAACAACGATACCAGGAAAGCCATTGCCTCGATTTTAactcttgttcttgttttgtgtttggcaacattttttttttttttaacaactgCCTTCCTACGCATTCAATCTTCCTTCAAATTTAGGTTACTTGACGCAAATACTGTAAAATGTATCGGACTGTGGATTGAGTTTCAAAGTTGAAAGCCATGATTTTCCCagcgaaacaaaaacaaaacaatacaagAAGAGGGCGATTTCAAAGTCCAATACGTAGCACGTGAACTAAGCATGAATGATAGACATCGTTTCTGTCATTCAAATATGGACATGCACTCGAACATCTAGTGCTAAAACTTACTTGAAAAAATGTCTCATAAAATTTGCTACGTGGACTTGGCCAGCCGGATCTGAGTTGTCAACTGTGTTCAACCACAAGAACGTGCGAACTACTAATAGCTTCGTCTTCTGCCACTTGTTTGACGCCCTTGAAAAGGCTTTCAGATGCCCTGTGTTGTGTAGCCTTGAAGCGTCTTCCTTGGTCGCGTGGATACACACGGAAGAACAAGAACCGCCTCTTTTGAGCTTCTCATTTCGTCGCCATCATAATAAAGTTTTCTGCTAATCTGTTCAGATTCGAATTCGACTCATTTCACAGCACGTCGCTCTTTCTAAGTCCTTGGAGAAGTTCGCTTTTTTATCGAACACATAAGGGAATTGAAGCCTTCTCTTGAAAagtgggaatacactgtgacagGCCaggattttaaattttacatgATATACATAataacatgtttttttttcgccaaaaattttcatgtaaataaatttttaatgcAAGGATATTATCGCATCGAAGTGGGGATGAATAATTCCTTTAGAGGACTCAGCGATTCACTGGtatcatttattattttactttcGTTGTTCAATACCATAAAAGGCATGGACGTATTGTAAATTTGTAACGTTATCGAGAGGCATTTTATGTTAACGTCTCCTAGGTTATTTTTGTTTCGCATCGAGCGAATCTTTTAAACGAACCGGAGCGTTTCATATTACCACAAACTGAGACTGTCACGTCGCAGTTAGACAAAAAAGTCTAGTGTTCGGGCAGACAGGCGCTGTGAAAATAGCGATGTTCGCGTCGTGTAGTCTAATCAAAATCAGATGGTCAATGCAGCTTGCGACTCGCGTGAGCAATTGCGTAATCACGACGACTTTGACACTTGGTATTTAGTAGCCCTGAAATTTTTGCTTACGTAGAATCTCTTTTGATGTGTATCGATACCAGTTGGTGTGTTCACAATGAAAGACGAAATAGCTCATTAACCGGTGTCGCCGCCGAACGCCTTTACGGAGGGTTATTATCGTTTGTCAACGGCTATTGCATTATTACTCAATTGCTGTCTTTCATCACGACTGGTTAATGATTACAAAATCTAGGTCTAGTTATACGAAAATGATGAAACTATAAGCGTGCTCGGAAACAATTCAACCCCGCTGTTTAACAGCTGTACAcacttttttgaaataaaaaagataatttttttacaaccgTATGAAGAGAAAACACTGTAGCTCTGGACCCTGTCCACCAAAAGTATCAGTGGGTATACAGTTAGTGCTTAGAGTTCATCTACACATGATACATCAATATTTTATCATCACTTCACTAGAAAACATTATTTTCCAGATAGGGATTCATTGTATATGACAGATACATACACCGTAGATTCCATTTTCACGATATTTTTACCAGTAGATGGCGATGATATCGAATCCAGATTTCAAGTTGCCAGCAGATTTTTAGCAACGCCTGAGACAAATTTCTATAAGCAACTCAGTGCGTCCACAAGTGGCTATTTTTGGCCATTTTGGCTATTTTCAGTATGTCTGGCCATGTGGCCATGGCCTGGCCATTTTCAAGATTTTGCTAAAATTTTTGCAAATACTTAAGATTatttaaaagaacaaaaaataccctTTTCGTATTATTTagtttcatctttttcaaGCGTTTGGGTTTGGCAATGTCGCGACTCGCTACAATATATTGTAAAGTAAAGTGGAGCACTGCTCCAACCAACCGCTTTCAACCAAGAATTTGAACGGTCTTTCCACTCaatcgattatttttttctttcagtgcGGAACTTTTACGCAAAAGCCGTTTATGAGTTCAAAACTCGTTTCAATTTTGAAGATGATGTACAGGTATATAAAATCCTCCCAATGATAAAACCAAAGAATACGCGCAAACTATCTCCTCAATCTCTCTCGTGTCTTTTTATGCGATACCCTCTATTACGCGATCATGTCAATGAAGATGACGCTGACAACGAGTGGAGAGCGCATGTTAATTTGTCTTGCCATTATTTCAATATTTCGGAGGATTTTGAGTTCCATAACATGGACGCAGAATTTTAGTGGAACCGAGTGTTTGCTTCTAAGTCACCTTCAGGAGAAATACGATTACCCAATCTTAAAGTATGCATATCCCTCCTCCTCACTTTGCTGTTTAGTAACGCAGCCGCTGAAAGATTTTTCAGCCATATGAAAGACACCAAACCTCCTAAGAAAAACGGCCTTCACGACAAATCGGTCGATGCTGTAATGAAGGGAAATATTTGGTTAAAAAGTAATAGGGCAAATGCTGGTAGTGTTACAATTCCTGATTCGCTGTTACAACTTTCTAAAACAGTGAAAACCAATGCTGCCATTGTAAGTTCTGATTCTGATTAGCAAGCAATATCTCACGCTTTGAATCCTGTGATCGTAGTTTATTGTTTTGCTTGATTGTTTGTTCCTGTATTTTTACAAATGTAAACTTGGAAATAATGTCTaacagtttcaaaaaaaaacttgtttttaataAAGAAAGTCTGCAATGAGTGATTTCGATTTTTTATGTATataattttggctaaatttttggctattttgaaaattataTTTGGCTATAATTGGCCATATCTGGCAACGTAGAAGGCCAGATGAAAAAAATCGGAGTGGAAGCACTGAAGCAACAGGTCGATCGTGGGTGAGAATTTCGTCGTACATCGTAAATCTTAATTTATCTTATTCATCCTACGTCGTAATTTATCTTAATTTAGTAGATTAAAACTACGTGTTTAGGGCGTAATATGATTAAAGATCTTAGGGTTACGTGTATTTATTGCAAAGTAAGATTAACGCGAAAGAAATCTcggtaaaagtctattttacccgaccaaatttacttaactaaaataacttaacttaactatacttaagtaactaaacgggaccaagcccgagctatgcgaggcaaaataggggttttgggtgggtaaagtaatgtaatagtaaagtaataaagtaaactaGTAACctaaaataacttaacttaactatacttaagtaactaagcgggaccaagcccgagctatgcgaggcaaaataggggttttgggtgggaaaagtaatgtaatagtaaagtaataaagtaaaatagtaaagtaaagtaaagtaataaagtaatatagtaaagtaaagtaaagtaataaagtaaaatagtaaagtaaagtaaagtaataaagtaaaatagtaaagtaaagtaaaataattaagttaaACACTCCAAATAttaagtaaaatagtaaagtaaagtaaaataattaagttaaacactctaaatattaagtaaaattaacacatttaagttaagtaaaaagtaacatttctgcTAATCAGTAAGGTAAAGTAAATCTATTAAGTTACTAATAACTTTATAAAGTAATGTataattaagttaagtaattaaattagtcaaataaataataaataaaaaaaattactctaATACCACTACTCTATTACCAAAATATTAACAACGAACActtaccttaaaaaaaagttatccAATACACAGATGTATACactacaaactttaaaaaatgaatgaaatacaaaGAATACAATATGTCGTCTGCTATATGAAATTATTCGTTGTTGcatgttatattttaaaatctatatatataaaatttacacacaataacttcattttcaaatactaaattataactaaatttatttaaataaataacaagcaaataaattcaattaagaataatTCATAAAAACTAGCAATTACATAATTATACATATAAAGTCACAACACTGGAAAAACTATCTACTACTGTCATCTGATAcagattcaaaaattcaaaaatacaaatacaactaCAGACATGTAATCTACATTATtaatattctattttcttttctaggtGTTAGATACCTTTCAAGTATTGGTGGCTACTCAATTAGCTATGATGAGTTAACAGAATCTATGGCACttccctagcaagacaagttttctctaatccaaTAACGATTAA
This genomic window contains:
- the LOC116915441 gene encoding retinaldehyde-binding protein 1 isoform X2, with translation MSLLISRERILIDEVHGLKRLRALIDESTLEHPIREELLLCFLRARKFNVERAFKSLKNYLKMVKNYPELLANLSVSKLRPQLKEQLQIVYKSKDKLGRRIFIFRAGRWNPNKLSLDDIFRCNVFCLQQLASNFDAQINGIVAIVDLQNLSLNQARHFTPSYAKKIADLLTEAFPLSFQTIHIVNQNWIVDMLMSIIWPFLSAKIQKRVLYHGSCWASLHEYVDAADLPEDYGGFREQLDCFKLFEAVTNEETCNLFNLN
- the LOC116915441 gene encoding alpha-tocopherol transfer protein isoform X1 — its product is MRHFFKISSRFSYIWTELGYFVMSLLISRERILIDEVHGLKRLRALIDESTLEHPIREELLLCFLRARKFNVERAFKSLKNYLKMVKNYPELLANLSVSKLRPQLKEQLQIVYKSKDKLGRRIFIFRAGRWNPNKLSLDDIFRCNVFCLQQLASNFDAQINGIVAIVDLQNLSLNQARHFTPSYAKKIADLLTEAFPLSFQTIHIVNQNWIVDMLMSIIWPFLSAKIQKRVLYHGSCWASLHEYVDAADLPEDYGGFREQLDCFKLFEAVTNEETCNLFNLN
- the LOC116915441 gene encoding retinaldehyde-binding protein 1 isoform X3; protein product: MRHFFKQGCYELTESTLEHPIREELLLCFLRARKFNVERAFKSLKNYLKMVKNYPELLANLSVSKLRPQLKEQLQIVYKSKDKLGRRIFIFRAGRWNPNKLSLDDIFRCNVFCLQQLASNFDAQINGIVAIVDLQNLSLNQARHFTPSYAKKIADLLTEAFPLSFQTIHIVNQNWIVDMLMSIIWPFLSAKIQKRVLYHGSCWASLHEYVDAADLPEDYGGFREQLDCFKLFEAVTNEETCNLFNLN